From the genome of Triticum aestivum cultivar Chinese Spring chromosome 3B, IWGSC CS RefSeq v2.1, whole genome shotgun sequence, one region includes:
- the LOC123068946 gene encoding FACT complex subunit SSRP1 — MTVGHLANDAILGDHDGTWETILKYSSEAAVDTYEEIAIIIPRGRRTVELHLSFLRLHGQADDIKIQYGSIVRLFVLPKPNSPHTFVVITLDPPIRKGRTLYPHIVIQFMTEIIVETDLNLSRDLLAEKYKDKLEESYMGPIHEVFTKVLCGLSGAKVTRPGSYRTCQGEYAVKTSLKSEHGLLYPLEKGFFFLLEPPMLIHYEEVEFVGFGSYRREGAGKSDRYLDLLVKRKNGQEHIFRNIQRNEYFNLFDFVNGKQLKTMNLGDEQSDEDEDFGFFMGGGGSSTDDYSSGDESESSESGGEKEEASRGDEGSKKRKWKKKHATYRWRRMSWRGFRVR, encoded by the exons ATGACGGTCGGCCATCTCGCCAACGACGCCATCCTCGGAGACCACGACGGCACA TGGGAGACAATATTGAAATATTCTTCTGAAGCCGCAGTTGACACCTATGAAGAAATAGCTATTATCATACCAAG AGGACGACGTACTGTTGAGCTTCATCTTTCATTTCTGCGACTCCATGGACAAGCTGATGATATTAAAATCCAATATGGCAGCATCGTTCGCCTTTTTGTTTTACCAAAG CCAAACAGTCCTCATACCTTTGTGGTTATCACTCTTGATCCGCCAATCCGTAAAGGCAGAACATTGTACCCTCACATTGTCATTCAG TTTATGACAGAGATAATAGTCGAAACAGATTTGAATTTAAGCAGAGATCTTCTAGCCGAAAAATACAAAGATAAGTTGGAGGAATCTTATATG GGTCCAATACATGAGGTATTCACCAAAGTCCTTTGTGGCCTATCTGGTGCCAAAGTCACAAGGCCGGGTTCTTACAGAACTTGCCAAGGTGAATATGCAGTTAAAACATCTCTGAAATCTGAACATGGACTGCTGTATCCACTTGAAAAGGGTTTCTTCTTTCTGCTGGAGCCCCCTATGCTCATTCATTATGAAGAG GTTGAGTTTGTTGGGTTTGGAAGTTACCGCCGTGAGGGCGCCGGTAAGTCAGATCGCTATTTGGACCTCCTTGTCAAGCGAAAAAATGGCCAAGAGCATATCTTCAGAAATATTCAAAGGAATGAATACTTTAACCTTTTCGACTTCGTCAA TGGAAAGCAGTTGAAAACAATGAACCTTGGGGACGAGCAAAGTGATGAG GATGAAGATTTTGGTTTCTTTATGGGTGGCGGAGGATCTTCTACTGATGATTATTCTAGTGGGGACGAATCAGAATCTAGTGAAAGTGGGGGTGAAAAGGAG GAAGCCAGTAGGGGCGACGAAGGTTCAAAGAAAAGGAAGTGGAAGAAGAAACACGCGACGTACCGTTGGCGCAGGATGAGCTGGCGAGGGTTCCGTGTCCGATGA